From a single Chitinophaga sp. Cy-1792 genomic region:
- a CDS encoding MFS transporter: MMIQELSIEMPGKRSIRIAVSALFFLTGLCFSSWTSRIADIQQFMHLNNAGLGTVLLALPIGSIISLPTAGVLVSRYGSRNVVVNAGIGYAALLPLLGLAQQPWQLMVILMLFGFSGNLANIAVNTQAVAVEAMYGRSIMASFHGLWSAAGATGIGIGWIMVALNITPLFHFLFVAVMGWAIVAFAASRIIQQDMGVAENQPLFSKPDKFLLTLGIIAFCSMICEGTMFEWSIIYFRRVMKIDPSFAVASSFAFMVTMASGRFIADAMRIKFGARTMLILSGVLTATGLMIAVLLPYFLTAIFGFMLVGLGVCSVVPLVYSAAGTTKLMSPGMALATVSTIGYLGFLCGPPLIGYVAQMSSLSVSFTMIAVMGALIAVMSSRIRI, translated from the coding sequence ATGATGATACAAGAGCTTTCCATCGAAATGCCAGGTAAAAGAAGTATACGTATTGCCGTTAGCGCCTTGTTTTTTCTGACAGGGTTATGTTTTTCCAGCTGGACATCCCGCATAGCAGATATTCAGCAGTTTATGCATCTGAATAATGCTGGTCTGGGTACCGTACTGCTGGCCCTTCCCATCGGATCTATCATTTCCCTGCCTACAGCCGGGGTACTGGTATCCCGCTATGGCAGCCGCAATGTAGTAGTAAACGCAGGCATAGGCTATGCCGCATTGCTGCCGCTGCTCGGGCTCGCACAACAACCATGGCAGCTAATGGTCATCCTGATGCTGTTTGGCTTTAGCGGTAACCTGGCTAATATTGCTGTCAATACACAGGCGGTGGCGGTAGAAGCCATGTATGGCCGTTCTATTATGGCTTCGTTTCATGGACTGTGGAGTGCAGCAGGTGCTACAGGTATCGGTATTGGCTGGATAATGGTGGCACTGAATATTACCCCGCTATTTCACTTTCTGTTCGTAGCGGTGATGGGGTGGGCAATTGTAGCATTTGCAGCCTCGCGTATTATCCAGCAGGATATGGGTGTTGCTGAAAATCAACCTTTGTTTTCGAAACCTGATAAATTCCTGCTCACTCTGGGTATTATTGCCTTCTGCTCCATGATCTGCGAGGGAACCATGTTTGAATGGAGTATCATCTATTTCCGCAGAGTGATGAAGATCGATCCTTCTTTTGCGGTGGCGTCTTCGTTTGCATTTATGGTTACCATGGCGAGCGGCCGCTTCATTGCTGATGCGATGAGGATAAAATTCGGCGCCAGAACCATGCTGATCCTCAGTGGTGTCCTTACCGCTACAGGTCTGATGATAGCAGTATTGCTGCCTTATTTCCTTACAGCTATTTTTGGCTTTATGCTGGTGGGATTGGGTGTTTGCTCAGTTGTTCCATTGGTATATAGTGCCGCCGGAACAACTAAGTTAATGTCGCCGGGAATGGCGCTGGCAACAGTTTCTACGATAGGTTACCTTGGTTTCCTCTGTGGCCCGCCTTTGATAGGCTATGTGGCACAGATGAGCAGCCTGTCTGTATCCTTTACCATGATAGCTGTGATGGGCGCGTTGATAGCGGTAATGTCGAGTAGAATCAGGATTTAA
- a CDS encoding DeoR/GlpR family DNA-binding transcription regulator, translating to MQLFAEYRNIFHNIAENGKIMLKEERLEYILKKLQTDHKVLQTELSTDLQVSEDTVRRDLDALALSGRLIKVRGGAIPHSPNPYNFNDRIVYHEADKKQIAAKALSFIQDGQTIIMDGGTSTLTLAKMLPPTLKATIITNCVPIAAQLIDHPNVELILTGGRVTKASQNAGGLDTIRMLQRIKADICFLGVCSLHEETGVSCVDFNDTEVKSVMVESAYKTIVLATSEKMGTAEPFKVCEITNIDTIITDKPELPSLKPYIDLGIQVI from the coding sequence ATGCAATTATTTGCAGAATATCGCAATATATTTCATAATATTGCAGAAAATGGCAAGATTATGCTGAAAGAAGAAAGATTGGAGTATATCCTCAAAAAACTGCAGACGGACCACAAAGTATTGCAGACGGAACTGAGTACGGACCTTCAGGTATCTGAAGATACCGTGCGCCGCGACCTCGATGCATTAGCACTCAGTGGCCGGCTGATCAAAGTAAGAGGGGGCGCCATTCCACATTCTCCCAATCCCTATAATTTTAATGACCGCATCGTTTATCACGAAGCAGATAAGAAACAAATTGCCGCCAAAGCATTATCGTTTATCCAGGACGGACAAACAATCATCATGGACGGCGGCACCTCCACGCTGACATTAGCGAAAATGTTGCCTCCAACGTTAAAGGCCACTATCATTACCAACTGCGTACCCATCGCAGCCCAACTGATTGACCATCCCAATGTAGAGCTGATACTCACCGGAGGACGCGTCACAAAAGCTTCCCAGAATGCCGGAGGATTAGATACCATTCGCATGTTGCAAAGGATCAAAGCAGATATCTGTTTCCTGGGTGTTTGCAGTCTGCACGAGGAAACCGGGGTTTCCTGTGTCGATTTTAACGATACAGAAGTAAAATCCGTGATGGTAGAATCTGCGTACAAGACAATTGTGCTGGCAACAAGTGAAAAAATGGGTACGGCAGAACCATTTAAAGTATGTGAGATCACCAATATTGATACTATTATTACAGACAAACCTGAATTGCCCTCACTCAAACCTTATATTGACCTGGGGATTCAGGTGATATAG
- a CDS encoding 5'(3')-deoxyribonucleotidase, whose amino-acid sequence MARIAIDMDNVMADLTRQMIDLYEQKHGVRVAYESLNGHPDGGGFPIEGETHQFIHQPGFFRNLPVMEDSQEVIRALMEQHEVFIVSAATEFPLSLKEKIDWLAEHFPFISWKNIVLCGSKTIIEADYMIDDHDKNLRYFKGEPILFSAPHNINLTDYKRVNNWKEVAAYFQLTPAIAG is encoded by the coding sequence ATGGCAAGAATTGCAATCGACATGGACAATGTGATGGCCGATCTGACAAGACAAATGATTGATCTTTATGAGCAGAAGCACGGCGTTAGGGTAGCATATGAGTCATTGAACGGGCATCCCGATGGCGGAGGTTTTCCGATTGAAGGAGAAACGCACCAGTTCATTCATCAGCCGGGATTTTTCAGGAACCTGCCGGTTATGGAAGACAGCCAGGAAGTAATCAGGGCTTTGATGGAACAGCATGAGGTATTTATAGTATCTGCGGCTACAGAGTTCCCGTTATCATTGAAAGAGAAAATAGACTGGCTGGCGGAGCATTTTCCCTTTATCAGCTGGAAGAACATTGTATTATGTGGCTCCAAAACCATCATAGAAGCAGATTACATGATTGATGATCATGATAAGAATTTGCGCTATTTCAAGGGAGAGCCGATATTGTTCAGTGCACCACATAATATTAACCTGACAGATTATAAGCGTGTAAACAACTGGAAAGAAGTAGCAGCGTATTTTCAGCTGACACCAGCAATAGCCGGTTAA
- a CDS encoding helix-turn-helix transcriptional regulator, whose product MQTSLIHMGERLKQILKQRKIKVIDFAKKAGFTNQIAHYHLRKSEMKRANLDRFCTIIGITTEEFMRWNGAQLISLDKNLHHGRRLQTIIQDKGLNRSRLADRMEMSRRTMYNLFDKEIFSPGELERTARALDMSLDAFLNPGTVAEARNTETEEIMLQREKYYKLLEDHNELLRLYNHLKDEVIHLRRELQDVRKPVENK is encoded by the coding sequence ATGCAGACTAGCCTCATACACATGGGCGAAAGGTTAAAACAGATCCTGAAGCAACGTAAGATTAAAGTGATAGACTTTGCCAAGAAGGCTGGATTTACGAACCAGATTGCACATTATCATCTTCGCAAAAGCGAAATGAAACGCGCCAACCTGGATCGGTTCTGTACTATTATCGGGATCACTACGGAAGAATTTATGCGCTGGAACGGTGCCCAGCTTATTTCTCTGGACAAAAACCTACACCATGGCAGACGCCTTCAAACTATTATTCAGGACAAAGGCCTTAACAGGAGCAGGCTGGCCGACAGAATGGAGATGAGCCGGCGAACCATGTATAACCTGTTTGACAAGGAGATCTTTTCCCCTGGTGAACTGGAAAGAACTGCCCGGGCACTCGATATGAGTCTCGACGCTTTCCTGAACCCGGGAACTGTTGCAGAAGCCCGCAATACCGAAACGGAAGAAATAATGCTCCAAAGGGAGAAATACTATAAACTCCTCGAAGATCATAACGAATTACTCCGGCTATATAATCATCTTAAAGATGAAGTAATTCATCTGAGAAGAGAATTACAGGATGTCAGGAAACCAGTCGAAAATAAATAA
- the acs gene encoding acetate--CoA ligase — translation MSYPYQIKNIEEYQQAYQQSVMDPEGFWANIADHFMWRRKWDKVLEWNFKDPEIKWFQGGKLNITENCLDRHLGTFGNRPAIIWEPNDPEERHRILTYRELYNKVCQFANVLKNNGVKKGDRVCIYMGMIPELAIAVLACARIGAVHSVVFGGFSAQSIADRIKDASCSIVITCDGAYRGNKDIPLKSVIDDALMTCPTVEKVIVCTRTRTPVSMLKGRDVWWEDEIKAVETMGNPACPAEEMDAEDMLFILYTSGSTGKPKGVVHTTGGYMVYANYTFVNTFQYQPGEVYFCTADVGWITGHSYIIYGPLSAGATTLMFEGVPTYPDASRLWQIVDKFRVNTLYTAPTAIRSLMGFGLGPVNHNDLSSLRKLGSVGEPINEEAWHWFKDNIGKGRCPIVDTWWQTETGGIMITPIAGITKEKPGYATLPLPGVQPILVDENGKEVKGNNVNGNLCIKFPWPGMLRTTYGDHERFRNTYFSTYENLYFTGDGCLRDDDGYYRITGRVDDVLNVSGHRIGTAEVENAINMHAGVVESAVVGYPHDIKGQGIYAYVTMDKMTHDPELTKKDIMQTVARIIGPIAKPDKIQFVSGLPKTRSGKIMRRILRKIAENDMDNLGDTSTLLDPGVVEEIKRGKI, via the coding sequence ATGTCGTACCCATACCAGATCAAGAACATTGAAGAATACCAGCAGGCTTATCAACAGAGCGTAATGGACCCGGAAGGCTTCTGGGCAAACATTGCGGACCACTTTATGTGGCGTCGCAAATGGGACAAAGTGTTAGAATGGAATTTTAAAGACCCGGAAATCAAATGGTTTCAGGGTGGAAAACTGAATATCACGGAGAACTGCCTGGACAGACACCTGGGTACGTTTGGAAATAGGCCAGCTATCATCTGGGAACCTAATGACCCGGAAGAACGCCACCGCATCCTCACCTACCGCGAACTTTATAATAAGGTTTGTCAGTTCGCCAACGTATTGAAAAACAATGGCGTAAAGAAAGGTGACCGCGTTTGTATATATATGGGAATGATTCCCGAACTGGCCATCGCCGTGCTGGCATGTGCCCGTATCGGTGCCGTTCACTCTGTAGTATTCGGCGGCTTCTCTGCCCAGTCTATTGCAGACAGGATCAAAGACGCCTCCTGCAGTATCGTTATTACCTGCGATGGCGCATACCGTGGCAACAAAGACATTCCGCTGAAGTCAGTGATCGATGATGCACTCATGACCTGTCCTACGGTGGAAAAAGTAATTGTATGCACCCGCACCCGTACTCCGGTGAGCATGCTCAAAGGAAGAGACGTTTGGTGGGAAGATGAAATCAAAGCGGTGGAAACAATGGGCAACCCTGCCTGCCCTGCTGAAGAAATGGACGCTGAAGATATGCTCTTCATCCTTTATACTTCCGGCTCCACCGGCAAGCCTAAAGGCGTTGTGCATACCACTGGCGGCTATATGGTTTATGCTAACTACACCTTCGTTAATACCTTCCAGTACCAACCTGGTGAAGTGTACTTCTGTACTGCTGACGTAGGCTGGATCACTGGTCACTCCTATATTATCTACGGCCCGCTGTCTGCCGGCGCTACCACCCTCATGTTTGAAGGGGTACCTACCTACCCGGATGCCAGCCGCCTGTGGCAGATCGTTGACAAATTCCGCGTCAATACCCTGTACACTGCTCCTACTGCCATCCGCAGCCTGATGGGATTTGGCCTGGGTCCTGTTAATCACAACGACCTCAGCTCCCTGCGCAAACTCGGCAGCGTAGGCGAACCTATCAACGAAGAAGCATGGCATTGGTTTAAAGATAATATCGGTAAAGGCAGATGCCCTATCGTTGATACCTGGTGGCAAACAGAAACCGGTGGTATCATGATTACACCTATCGCCGGAATTACCAAAGAAAAACCAGGATACGCCACCTTACCTTTACCTGGCGTACAGCCTATCCTCGTTGATGAAAACGGTAAAGAAGTGAAAGGCAATAACGTAAACGGAAATCTCTGTATCAAATTCCCATGGCCTGGTATGCTCCGTACAACCTATGGTGATCATGAAAGGTTCCGCAATACCTATTTCTCTACCTACGAAAATCTTTACTTCACCGGCGACGGCTGTCTCCGCGACGATGATGGCTACTACCGCATTACCGGCCGCGTAGATGATGTACTCAACGTAAGCGGTCACCGTATCGGTACTGCTGAAGTAGAGAATGCCATCAACATGCACGCCGGCGTAGTGGAAAGTGCTGTAGTAGGCTATCCACACGATATCAAAGGACAGGGTATCTATGCTTATGTTACCATGGATAAAATGACCCATGATCCTGAACTGACGAAGAAAGATATCATGCAGACGGTTGCCCGCATCATCGGACCAATCGCCAAACCAGATAAAATCCAGTTCGTTTCCGGGCTGCCAAAAACACGCTCCGGAAAAATTATGCGTCGTATCCTCCGCAAAATTGCTGAGAATGACATGGATAACCTGGGCGATACCTCTACCCTGCTCGATCCGGGAGTTGTAGAAGAAATCAAAAGAGGAAAAATCTAA